AAAAAATTGCAGCCAAAGCAGCCATTCGTCTTTCATGCCCTCTGATATATGTCAATCAAATAGGAGGGAATGATGAACTTATTTTTGATGGTTCTAGTTTTACTCTCGATAGAGAGGGAAAGTTACAACAAGAACTTTCTGCCTTTAAAGAATCAGTTGCTCTATGTGATATAACTTCGCTCACTCAAAAACAATCAATCTCAAGAACAGATACAACATCACAAGAACTCCTCTTCAGGGCTTTAGTTCTTGGAGTTAAAGACTATGCAAAAAAATGTAATTTCGATAGTGCCATTATTGGATTAAGTGGAGGAATCGACTCAGCCTTGGTTGCGACTATTGCTGTAGCAGCTTTAGGCATCTCTAAAGTTCATGGAGTTTTAATGCCATCGCCATGGAGTTCTTATGGATCTGTGGAAGATGCAACAACATTAGCCAATCGACTTGGGATAGATCATCAAAAGATTCCAATTTCAGATCTCATGAATAGTTTTAATGATGTTTTATCTAGTTCAACATGGGGCCCCCCGACTGGTATCACAGCTGAAAATTTACAATCTCGTATCAGAGGAACAATATTAATGGCTCTTGCAAATCAGAAAAAACATTTACTTTTATCTACAGGAAACAAATCCGAACTAGCCGTTGGATATTGCACCCTTTACGGAGACATGAATGGAGGCTTGTCTGTAATTGGAGATCTCTATAAAACAAGTGTATTTAAATTATGTAATTGGATTGATAGTGAGTCGTCACAAAAATGTAGAAAAGATTTTTCTCTACCTGAAAAAGGAGAGGTCATCAGCTCCGAAATAAGAAATAAGCCGCCCAGTGCTGAATTACGACCAGAGCAATTAGATAGCGATTCCTTGCCAGATTATTGTATTCTTGATCAAATACTTAAAGGATTAATTGAACACCATTTACCTACTGAGGTCTTAATAGAAAAAGGATTTGAAAAAAAATTAGTTAACAAAGTAGTCAACTTATTAAAGAATGCTGAATTCAAACGATATCAAGCACCTCCTCTATTGAAAATTAGTAATCAAGCTTTTGGGAGTGGATGGAAAAGACCAATAGCTTCAGGATAAATCTTTTAATTCAATCTATCGATTTTTCAGTTCCTTTAAACAATCAATAGGTCTACGTAGTGATTTAATATTTATCCCGTGACGTAAAGCGGTTATCAGACCTGCCGCTTCAATATAGTTTTCAGCGTAAAACACATTATTATCTTGATGACTTCCTAAGCTATCAAGCCTCATATTTGTAGAGTTAACATTTAATACTCCTTTATTTGAAACTATTATCAAAGGAATAGATTTTTCTATACAAGATAGAACTGCTTCCCCACCTAATGCACCTTGAGGGACGACAGCGGCACCTAAATTCGTATTGCTTAATATTTTTGTCAGCTGTAAAACAGATTTTTCTTTAGTATGCAATGCTGACTTATAAATAAGATCGGGAGCACGACTAAGACCAACCAAAACACTTGGCAAAAATGTATACCCTATCTCCTCTCCACAAGTTCGAGGATCCAAATCATAATTAATGGGTAAAGGCTTTAATCCTGGTGCATGTGCGCATGGAATTAACAAATGCTTGACGAGAAAATGACTGATTACAGCCTCTGCACCCGCAATAAGGTCTACCCCAATACCTTGACGATAAAGCTTAGTCTCTAAATCGTCACTATCATCAGGGAAGCGAGTTATCACAGCAATTGCTGTTGCACCAGCTTCCTTAAGTTGTTTAGCGCTTCTTAAAAGAACATCTGGTTCTTCTATACATCCCCAACTAGAACCACTTAAACCTTTTTTTAGGTTGATTTTCAAAGCTCTTTCAGTAGTGATTATGGGGCCAATATCTAACCCTAAGCTTGCAACACATCCATCAGCGACTTGTAGATGTCTTTTCTTTAAATCTGGCTCTAAACCTTCATCTAATAACAAACCTACTTTTTGTTGCCTTACTGGTTTTAGAAGCAATTCACCAGCAGTAAAAAGATTTAAACTATAACCTTCAACATAATGGATATGAGGTTCAGGCCAATATAGAGACCCACCATTCATTACATTAGGATGAGTTATTAAACATTCACTTGCAGAAGCCAATAGTCTCGCGACAGGGATGGCATCACCTGCGTATCCACCAATTTCACAACCTATGCCAGTAGGAATAATCAATAATGTTGGCAAAGGTTTAGTATTAGTCATCAAAGAATCAAGTCAAAAAAGTATTAATATCTTTTGTTTTATCTTCATTAAGAATCAATACTGCTTCAATATATATTTTCTGGATTTTTTTTTCAGAATGAGCAGTCAATGAAGTAATCGCCCATCTAAGCGGTTCACCATAGTTGAGTAGCTTGGATAATATAAAGTTTCTTAAGTCAAACAAACTTAAATCAGAAGGCCAATCAAGCTCTAATTCAACAAATTTAATATTCACTTTATTAATAATTTATACTTTAAGAATTCGTATAGTTAGAACAGATAAAACTATGCTGCCGCACCACCTACAACTTCTAAAATTTCTTGAGTAATTGCAGCCTGTCGAGCTTTATTATAGTCAATAGTAAGATTTTTAGCCAATTCCTTAGCATTGTCGCTAGCATTAT
The sequence above is drawn from the Prochlorococcus marinus XMU1408 genome and encodes:
- a CDS encoding DUF3326 domain-containing protein encodes the protein MTNTKPLPTLLIIPTGIGCEIGGYAGDAIPVARLLASASECLITHPNVMNGGSLYWPEPHIHYVEGYSLNLFTAGELLLKPVRQQKVGLLLDEGLEPDLKKRHLQVADGCVASLGLDIGPIITTERALKINLKKGLSGSSWGCIEEPDVLLRSAKQLKEAGATAIAVITRFPDDSDDLETKLYRQGIGVDLIAGAEAVISHFLVKHLLIPCAHAPGLKPLPINYDLDPRTCGEEIGYTFLPSVLVGLSRAPDLIYKSALHTKEKSVLQLTKILSNTNLGAAVVPQGALGGEAVLSCIEKSIPLIIVSNKGVLNVNSTNMRLDSLGSHQDNNVFYAENYIEAAGLITALRHGINIKSLRRPIDCLKELKNR
- a CDS encoding NAD+ synthase, which gives rise to MKLVLAQLNPVIGDLDGNANKIFEVCKSIKNNNVDLVITPELSLIGYPPKDLLFNPRLFEEERYILNKLSKKLNHLNNSLSVLVGIAEPTPDIEVPKLYNSVVILGKGSWRVVARKQLLPTYDVFDEKRYFRSAENSSILNLNCKEKDWRIGITICEDIWVEQSLQNEKILGKDPLRSLEKEKLDLLINLSASPFIQSKSLLRQKIAAKAAIRLSCPLIYVNQIGGNDELIFDGSSFTLDREGKLQQELSAFKESVALCDITSLTQKQSISRTDTTSQELLFRALVLGVKDYAKKCNFDSAIIGLSGGIDSALVATIAVAALGISKVHGVLMPSPWSSYGSVEDATTLANRLGIDHQKIPISDLMNSFNDVLSSSTWGPPTGITAENLQSRIRGTILMALANQKKHLLLSTGNKSELAVGYCTLYGDMNGGLSVIGDLYKTSVFKLCNWIDSESSQKCRKDFSLPEKGEVISSEIRNKPPSAELRPEQLDSDSLPDYCILDQILKGLIEHHLPTEVLIEKGFEKKLVNKVVNLLKNAEFKRYQAPPLLKISNQAFGSGWKRPIASG